Below is a genomic region from Streptomyces sp. RPA4-2.
TCCACTCCGTCACCGACGTACGCGAGGTCTTCCGCTCCTGGCAGGAAGGCACGGTCATCCGTTCCTGGCTGCTCGACCTCGCCGTCAACGCCCTGGACGACGACGAACACCTCGACAAGCTGCGCGGCTACGCCGACGACTCCGGCGAGGGCCGCTGGACCGTCGAGGCGGCCATCGACAACGCGGTACCGCTGCCCGCGATCACCGCGTCGCTGTTCGCCCGCTTCGCCTCACGCCAGGACGACTCACCGCAGATGAAGATGATCGCGGCACTGCGCAACCAGTTCGGCGGCCACGCCGTCGAGCAGAAGTAATCCACAGATCCACATCCGTATCCACAGATCCACAGATCCCGGGCCTGAAGGCCCGGGATCCGAGTCCCCGGGGGAGGTCGGCGAACGACCATGCACGTCACGCATCTGTCGCTGGCCGACTTCCGCTCCTACGCCCGGGTCGAGGTTCCGCTCGACCCGGGCGTCACCGCGTTCGTGGGCCCCAACGGACAGGGCAAGACGAACCTGGTCGAGGCGGTCGGCTATCTCGCGAGCCTCGGCAGCCACCGGGTCTCCTCCGACGCGCCCCTGGTGCGGATGGGCGCCGAGCGGGCGGTCATCCGTGCCAATGTCAGACAGGGCGATCGTCAGCAGCTCATCGAGCTGGAGCTGAACCCTGGCCGGGCCAACCGCGCGCGCGTCAACAGGTCCTCGCAGGTCAGGCCCCGTGACGTGCTCGGCATCGTACGGACGGTGCTGTTCGCACCCGAGGACCTCGCGCTGGTCAAGGGCGACCCCGGTGAGCGCCGCCGCTTCCTCGACGAACTGATCACCGCCCGCTCCCCGCGGATGGCGGGCGTCCGCTCCGACTACGACCGGGTCCTCAAGCAGCGCAACACCCTCCTCAAGACGGCCGCGCTGGCCCGCCGCCACGGCGGCCGCACCATGGACCTGTCCACGCTCGACGTCTGGGACGAGCACCTCGCGCGGGTGGGCGCCGAACTGCTCGCCCAGCGCCTCGACCTGGTCGCCGCGGTCCAGCCGCTGACCGACAAGGCCTACGAACAGCTGGCGCCCGGCGGGGGCCCCGTCGCCCTGGAGTACAAGCCCTCCTCGGCCGCCCTCACCGGGCACACCCGCGAGGAGCTCTACGAGCAGCTGATGGAGGCGCTCGCCGAGTCCCGCAAGGCGGAGATCGAGCGGGGCGTCACCCTGGTGGGCCCGCACCGGGACGAGCTGCTGCTCAAGCTGGGCGAGCTGCCCGCGAAGGGATACGCGTCACACGGCGAGTCCTGGTCGTACGCGCTGGCGCTGCGACTGGCCTCGTACGACCTCCTGAGGGCCGAGGGCAACGAGCCGGTCCTGGTCCTCGACGACGTCTTCGCCGAGCTGGACAGCCGGCGCAGGGAACGTCTCGCGGAACTCGTGGCTCCCGGCGAGCAGGTCCTCGTGACGGCGGCGGTCGACGACGACGTGCCGGGTGTCCTGGCGGGGACGCGCTACGCCGTCTCGGAGGGCACGGTGGAGCGGGTATGACGGAGAACACACCTCGGATCCCAGGGCCGTCCGCGCCGTCCGGTGAGGGCGCCGGGAAGACCCCCGAGCCGTCCGGCGTCGACCTCGCGCGCGTGGCGCTGCGCGCCGCGAAGGAACAGGCACGGGCGCGTGGGGACGCGGCGCAGCAGAAGAAGCAGGCGCGCCGCGGCGGTCTGCGCTCCGGCGCGCGCGCCGACGGGCGCGACCCGATGGCGCTGGGTGCCGCGATCAACCGGCTGCTGACCGAGCGCGGCTGGGAGACGCCGGCCGCGGTGGGAGGGGTGATGGGGCGCTGGCCGCAGATCGTCGGAGACGACCTGGCCAAGCACTGCGTCCCGCTGCGGTACGACGACGACCCGGCCGAGCGGGTGCTGACCGTGCAGTGCGACTCGACCGCCTGGGCCACCCAGCTGCGGTTGCTCGCCCCGCAGCTGGTCGCGCGGCTGAACCAGGATCTCGGGCACGGCACGGTGAGGCTGATCAAGGTGCAGGGCCCGGGGGGTCCCCCGCGCCGGTTCGGGCCCCTGCGCGCCCCCGGGAGCACGGGTCCGGGCGACACCTACGGGTGACCGGGGCCCGCGGGAACCGGCCGCCGGGCGGGGGCGCCCGCGGTGGGTACGGGCAATCGCACGCGGTTGCGAACACCGACCTGACTCCGCAGTAGCGAAGGGTTGACACCCGGAAGCGCTGAGTGCCTCTGTGAGCCTCTTTGGGGCCGGGGCCGCATATGGGGAGTCGGGAGAGGCGGGTTCAGGGCGGCACATGCGGACTCAGGTACCGGCAAACCCCCATCACTGTCTGCGCTACCGGTAGACTGGAAGCTAATCCCGCCCCACTTGTGGGGACCGTCCGGGAGAAGCTGAGCAACGCTGATCAAGGCTTACCAACGCAACGTGCCGCAGCCGCTCCGGCAACCCGCCGACGAGCCTGGTTTGTGCTGTGCCAGAAAGGGCGCTTCGTGGCCGATTCCGGCAACCCCAACGAGAACATCCCGTCCACCGACGCAGGCGCCGTCGCCGGGGCCACCGCCTCGAACGGCGAGGTCACGGCCTCGTACGACGCCAGTGCCATCACCGTCCTCGAGGGTCTGGACGCGGTCCGCAAGCGACCCGGCATGTACATCGGCTCGACCGGTGAGCGCGGACTTCACCACCTCGTGTACGAGGTCGTCGACAACTCCGTGGACGAGGCGCTGGCCGGACACGCGGACACGATCGACATCACGATCCTGCCGGACGGCGGCGTGCGCGTGATCGACAACGGCCGCGGCATCCCGGTGGGCATCGTCGCCTCGGAGGGCAAGCCGGCCCTCGAGGTCGTGCTGACCGTCCTGCACGCGGGCGGCAAGTTCGGCGGCGGCGGCTACGCGGTCTCCGGTGGTCTGCACGGCGTCGGCGTCTCCGTCGTGAACGCCCTGTCGAGCAAGGTGTCCGTCGAGGTCAAGACGGACGGCCACCGCCACACGCAGGACTACAAGATGGGCGTCCCGACGGCCCCGCTGGTCCAGCACGAGGACACCGAGGAGACGGGCACGTCGGTCACCTTCTGGGCCGACGCGGACATCTTCGAGACCACGGAGTACTCCTTCGAGACGCTCTCGCGGCGCTTCCAGGAGATGGCGTTCCTCAACAAGGGCCTGACGATCAAGCTCACGGACGAGCGTGAGTCGGCGAAGGCCACCGCGGGCGCGGACGAGGCGGGCGCGGACGAGAAGGACGAGGTCAAGTCCGTCACGTACCACTACGAAGGCGGCATCGTCGACTTCGTGAAGTACCTCAACTCCCGCAAGGGAGACGCGGTGCACCCCACCGTCATCGACCTCGAGGCGGAGGACAAGGACAAGAGCCTGTCCCTCGAAGTCGCGATGCAGTGGAACAGTGGATACAGCGAGGGCGTGTACTCCTTCGCCAACATCATCCACACGCACGAGGGCGGTACGCACGAGGAGGGCTTCCGTGCGGCGCTGACCTCGCTGATCAACAAGTACGCGCGCGACAAGAAGCTGCTGCGCGAGAAGGACGACAACCTCACGGGTGACGACATCCGCGAGGGTCTGACCG
It encodes:
- a CDS encoding DUF721 domain-containing protein — its product is MTENTPRIPGPSAPSGEGAGKTPEPSGVDLARVALRAAKEQARARGDAAQQKKQARRGGLRSGARADGRDPMALGAAINRLLTERGWETPAAVGGVMGRWPQIVGDDLAKHCVPLRYDDDPAERVLTVQCDSTAWATQLRLLAPQLVARLNQDLGHGTVRLIKVQGPGGPPRRFGPLRAPGSTGPGDTYG
- the recF gene encoding DNA replication/repair protein RecF; translation: MHVTHLSLADFRSYARVEVPLDPGVTAFVGPNGQGKTNLVEAVGYLASLGSHRVSSDAPLVRMGAERAVIRANVRQGDRQQLIELELNPGRANRARVNRSSQVRPRDVLGIVRTVLFAPEDLALVKGDPGERRRFLDELITARSPRMAGVRSDYDRVLKQRNTLLKTAALARRHGGRTMDLSTLDVWDEHLARVGAELLAQRLDLVAAVQPLTDKAYEQLAPGGGPVALEYKPSSAALTGHTREELYEQLMEALAESRKAEIERGVTLVGPHRDELLLKLGELPAKGYASHGESWSYALALRLASYDLLRAEGNEPVLVLDDVFAELDSRRRERLAELVAPGEQVLVTAAVDDDVPGVLAGTRYAVSEGTVERV
- the gyrB gene encoding DNA topoisomerase (ATP-hydrolyzing) subunit B; this encodes MLCQKGRFVADSGNPNENIPSTDAGAVAGATASNGEVTASYDASAITVLEGLDAVRKRPGMYIGSTGERGLHHLVYEVVDNSVDEALAGHADTIDITILPDGGVRVIDNGRGIPVGIVASEGKPALEVVLTVLHAGGKFGGGGYAVSGGLHGVGVSVVNALSSKVSVEVKTDGHRHTQDYKMGVPTAPLVQHEDTEETGTSVTFWADADIFETTEYSFETLSRRFQEMAFLNKGLTIKLTDERESAKATAGADEAGADEKDEVKSVTYHYEGGIVDFVKYLNSRKGDAVHPTVIDLEAEDKDKSLSLEVAMQWNSGYSEGVYSFANIIHTHEGGTHEEGFRAALTSLINKYARDKKLLREKDDNLTGDDIREGLTAIISVKLSEPQFEGQTKTKLGNTEAKTFVQRAVYEHLNDWLDRNPNEAADIIRKSIQAATARVAARKARDLTRRKGLLESASLPGKLSDCQSNDPTKCEIFIVEGDSAGGSAKSGRNPQYQAILPIRGKILNVEKARIDKILQNQEIQALISAFGTGVHEDFDIEKLRYHKIILMADADVDGQHINTLLLTFLFRFMRPLVEAGHVFLSRPPLYKIKWGRDDFEYAYSDRERDALIELGRQAGKRVREDSIQRFKGLGEMNAEELRITTMDQEHRVLGQVTLDDAAQADDLFSVLMGEDVEARRAFIQRNAKDVRFLDI